One Planctomycetia bacterium genomic region harbors:
- a CDS encoding sigma 54-interacting transcriptional regulator: MLWKKWKISVVKRLLVQWIGHSDLRAMAVSLPAAQREEIMEQIKGERPREGDLGPIKTLFSTQQFDEVRLLSNYPATWNKKYVNWLGVKAEIVPADLKKPTDYKAIFQIADGELAAIRDRKDWDETELCLHLSPGTPAMAAVWLLLGKTRYPATFYETFAGKSWVTEVPFDLTIDVIPEILKNPDSHLQHLASQSPSEIEGFGDIVGDSRAIRDAVGRAKRAAIRGVTILLLGESGTGKEMFAQAIHKASHRRDKPFLAINCATLSKTLLESELFGHTKGSFTGADKERKGAFELTDGGTLFLDEVGECDLETQAKLLRVLQPLPGEGPSIRTLRRLGDDKDRKADVRVVAATNRDLHEAIREGKFREDLYYRLSAISITLPPLRDRKADIPAIAERLLDQINRNFNAEEPNYQHKSLSAPATAFVKRHGWPGNVRQLYNVLVQAAVLAEGQVLERSDLVAALGEMPDETRPSNRAFDRPIGDGFDLEEYLNDLHRNYLRRAMEEAKGVKAQAARLLGMKNYQTLDAQLKRLQVTGDWDA; the protein is encoded by the coding sequence TTGTTATGGAAGAAATGGAAAATATCAGTGGTGAAAAGATTATTAGTTCAGTGGATTGGTCACAGCGACCTACGGGCGATGGCGGTATCGCTTCCGGCGGCCCAGCGTGAAGAGATCATGGAGCAGATCAAGGGCGAGCGTCCCAGGGAGGGAGACCTTGGTCCCATCAAGACTTTGTTTTCAACACAGCAGTTCGATGAGGTTCGACTGCTTAGCAACTATCCCGCCACCTGGAACAAGAAGTACGTCAACTGGCTCGGAGTAAAGGCCGAGATTGTCCCTGCGGATCTGAAGAAGCCCACGGATTACAAGGCGATCTTTCAGATCGCCGATGGTGAACTTGCTGCGATTCGCGACAGGAAGGATTGGGACGAGACCGAATTGTGCCTGCACCTAAGCCCCGGCACTCCGGCTATGGCTGCCGTTTGGTTGTTGCTTGGCAAGACGCGATATCCGGCCACCTTCTACGAGACGTTCGCCGGGAAATCCTGGGTCACGGAAGTTCCCTTCGATCTGACCATCGATGTGATTCCGGAGATTCTCAAGAACCCGGATTCGCACCTGCAGCATCTTGCGTCGCAGAGCCCCAGTGAGATCGAGGGCTTTGGTGACATCGTGGGCGACAGTAGGGCGATTCGCGATGCCGTTGGTCGGGCCAAGCGGGCAGCCATTCGCGGCGTAACCATTCTTCTCCTGGGCGAGAGCGGCACGGGCAAAGAGATGTTTGCCCAGGCGATCCACAAGGCCAGTCACCGCCGGGACAAACCCTTCCTCGCCATCAACTGTGCGACCCTCTCGAAAACGCTCCTGGAATCCGAACTGTTTGGGCACACCAAGGGATCATTCACCGGAGCTGACAAAGAACGAAAAGGTGCGTTCGAACTGACCGATGGCGGAACGCTCTTCCTGGACGAAGTGGGAGAATGCGATCTGGAGACCCAAGCCAAACTCCTGCGAGTCTTGCAGCCGTTACCCGGTGAGGGACCAAGTATCCGCACGCTTCGACGACTGGGCGACGACAAGGACCGCAAGGCCGATGTGCGAGTCGTGGCTGCAACCAACCGCGATCTTCATGAGGCGATTCGCGAAGGCAAGTTCCGCGAAGACCTCTATTACCGTCTCTCGGCGATCTCGATCACTCTTCCGCCACTCCGAGATCGGAAAGCCGATATCCCCGCAATTGCTGAACGACTTCTGGACCAGATCAATCGAAACTTCAATGCGGAGGAGCCCAACTATCAGCACAAATCCCTTTCTGCCCCCGCAACCGCGTTTGTGAAAAGACATGGCTGGCCAGGTAATGTCCGGCAGCTTTACAACGTTTTGGTTCAGGCTGCTGTCCTCGCCGAAGGTCAGGTTCTGGAGCGGTCTGACCTGGTCGCGGCACTAGGGGAAATGCCCGACGAAACCCGCCCGTCCAATCGAGCTTTTGACCGACCGATCGGCGACGGTTTCGACCTGGAGGAGTATCTTAACGATTTACACCGCAATTATTTGCGACGAGCGATGGAAGAGGCAAAGGGTGTCAAGGCCCAAGCCGCTCGACTCCTCGGAATGAAGAACTACCAGACGCTTGATGCCCAGCTCAAGCGGCTGCAGGTGACCGGAGACTGGGATGCCTGA